From the genome of Populus alba chromosome 10, ASM523922v2, whole genome shotgun sequence, one region includes:
- the LOC118061568 gene encoding metalloendoproteinase 1 — MAPNLSHLLSAILVIFSIQSFRGQARTLKPEHRQSFSSFLQGLEGVQKGQTVEGLIELKQYLKKLGYYPSDDFTLTSSDFDDHLELALKTYQEYFHLNVTGNLDSSTIQQMMIPRCGMPDIINTPSTKPNSTPSKHNKFHMVVHYAFGTQKWPPSKYALTYRFGSGVQVVGSDTLRSVCSKAFQTWAKVSPFTFQEATAGASADIVIEFYSGDHGDQYPFDGPGNQLAHAFYPQDGRLHYDADENWSTDPAMDQIDLESVTVHEIGHLLGLYHSKDHPEAIMYPTIAPGKKKRDLAQDDIDGIHALYSN; from the coding sequence ATGGCTCCTAATCTTTCCCATCTTTTATCAGCAATCCTCGTTATCTTTTCTATCCAGTCCTTCAGAGGTCAGGCAAGAACTTTGAAACCCGAGCATCGCCAATCTTTCAGCAGCTTCCTTCAAGGGCTGGAGGGGGTTCAAAAGGGCCAAACTGTGGAAGGGCTTATTGAGCTCAAGCAATACCTCAAAAAACTTGGGTACTACCCAAGTGATGATTTCACTCTCACAAGCAGTGATTTTGATGACCACTTGGAGCTAGCACTCAAAACATACCAGGAATATTTTCATCTGAATGTTACTGGTAACCTTGACTCTAGTACCATACAACAAATGATGATTCCACGATGTGGAATGCCTGATATCATAAACACTCCGTCCACTAAACCGAACAGCACTCCATCAAAACACAACAAGTTCCACATGGTTGTTCATTATGCTTTCGGGACACAAAAGTGGCCACCTTCCAAGTATGCTCTGACCTACAGATTTGGCTCGGGTGTCCAAGTTGTTGGTTCGGACACCTTGAGGTCGGTCTGCTCAAAAGCTTTCCAAACATGGGCAAAGGTTTCTCCATTCACTTTCCAGGAGGCGACTGCCGGTGCATCAGCGGATATTGTAATCGAGTTCTACAGCGGCGATCATGGGGACCAGTATCCTTTTGATGGACCAGGGAATCAACTGGCTCATGCTTTTTATCCACAAGACGGGCGTCTCCATTATGATGCAGACGAGAACTGGAGCACTGACCCCGCAATGGATCAAATCGACCTGGAATCCGTTACTGTTCATGAAATAGGACATCTGCTTGGCCTTTATCATAGTAAAGATCATCCCGAAGCCATCATGTATCCAACGATAGCACcgggaaagaagaaaagagatctCGCCCAGGATGATATTGATGGGATACATGCTCTCTattccaattaa